In a genomic window of Pelotomaculum thermopropionicum SI:
- a CDS encoding hypothetical membrane protein encodes MKIISALKAVAVAEMAWKKERAEVSPAAPSLLAAIENARRDWQQALREMDQVDSELAEYVIYKINAAERRFMALLEQAKKEGVTAWPNTTDFFYAPIKSGDRELPGLP; translated from the coding sequence GTGAAGATCATATCGGCCTTAAAGGCGGTCGCTGTTGCGGAAATGGCGTGGAAAAAGGAGAGGGCGGAGGTTTCCCCGGCGGCGCCGTCCCTTCTGGCCGCCATCGAAAATGCCCGGCGGGATTGGCAGCAGGCGCTCAGGGAGATGGATCAGGTCGATAGCGAACTGGCCGAGTACGTAATTTATAAAATCAACGCGGCCGAGAGGCGCTTCATGGCCCTGCTAGAGCAGGCCAAAAAAGAAGGAGTAACCGCCTGGCCGAACACAACCGACTTTTTCTATGCTCCCATTAAAAGCGGGGACCGGGAACTCCCCGGCTTGCCTTAA
- a CDS encoding uracil-DNA glycosylase, producing MNRVPYSPDHDLSGVNSLEELKAMAVACTRCGLRSGCSGVVFGEGNPEARLMLIGEGPGADEDRMGRPFVGKAGQLLDKILEAAGLERFTHTYIANVVKCRPPGNRVPRPDEAARCLPWLYRQIELVSPGIIVLLGSTALQNLIDPAARITEMRGRWLVSKSGIKIMPTYHPAALLRDVSKKRPVWEDFQKVRDEYRKIMNS from the coding sequence GTGAACAGGGTGCCGTACAGTCCAGATCATGATTTAAGCGGGGTAAACAGCCTGGAGGAACTGAAGGCCATGGCCGTCGCATGTACCCGGTGCGGCCTGCGGTCCGGCTGTTCCGGCGTGGTTTTCGGGGAAGGTAACCCGGAAGCCAGGCTGATGCTGATCGGCGAGGGACCGGGGGCAGATGAAGACAGAATGGGCCGTCCTTTTGTCGGAAAGGCCGGCCAGCTTCTGGATAAAATTCTGGAGGCCGCCGGGCTGGAAAGGTTTACTCATACCTATATTGCCAATGTGGTCAAATGCAGACCGCCCGGAAACAGGGTGCCCCGCCCGGATGAGGCCGCCCGCTGCCTGCCGTGGCTTTACCGCCAGATCGAGCTGGTATCGCCCGGAATAATTGTGCTTCTGGGAAGCACTGCCTTGCAAAACCTGATCGATCCGGCAGCCAGGATAACCGAAATGCGCGGCCGGTGGCTGGTGAGCAAAAGCGGGATCAAGATCATGCCGACCTATCACCCTGCCGCCTTGCTTAGGGACGTCAGCAAGAAGCGCCCGGTTTGGGAGGACTTTCAAAAGGTACGGGACGAGTACCGGAAAATAATGAATTCTTAA